One window of Methanobacterium alkalithermotolerans genomic DNA carries:
- the acs gene encoding acetate--CoA ligase produces MGKNLDALLKEERIFKPDEELVSNSNIKQWMDMHGIKNYDELLEKSAANPEWFWDEMARDLVWFEDYNEVLEWKAPHASWFLDGKFNIAYNALDRHIKSGRKNKLAYIWESEKGEVRKFTYFELYREVNRLANALKKMGIKKGDRVSIYLPMIPELPIAMLACARIGAVHSVVFSGFWAKAFQERAKDAQSKVAITADGFYRRGKLLKLKDTLDEVMEHIPSLEKVVVVKNTHCDLDMKKGRDVYWEEVIQNESMECSCEEMDSEDPLFILYTSGTTGKPKGVLHTHGGYAVGASTTLKFVFDIKDQDIWWCAADIGWITGHSYIVYAPLILGATSVMFEGTPDYPDPGRFWEIIEKYGVSIFYTAPTTIRLFMKYGEKWPQKYNMNTLRILGSVGEPINPEAWMWYHQHIGNRKCPIMDTWWQTETGMHLITPLPITPLKPGSAVKPFPTIKAEIKDDEGNTLTKGGGHLVIKNPWPAMFRTLFGEPERYVESYWSKFPDTYLSGDVARLDQDGYYWIQGREDDVLNVAGHRISTAEVESALVSHPSVVESAVVGKPDLLKGEEISAFVVLGEEYQADPQLKNELRDHVRKEIGPIASPSYIGFVDDLPKTRSGKIMRRVIKAKVKSEDVGDTSTLANPESVDALDRAI; encoded by the coding sequence ATGGGGAAAAATTTAGATGCATTGCTTAAAGAAGAACGTATTTTCAAGCCAGATGAAGAATTAGTATCCAACAGCAATATCAAGCAATGGATGGATATGCATGGCATTAAAAATTACGATGAACTTTTAGAAAAATCAGCTGCTAATCCAGAATGGTTCTGGGATGAGATGGCCAGGGACCTGGTTTGGTTTGAAGATTATAATGAGGTTTTAGAATGGAAAGCCCCCCATGCTAGCTGGTTTTTAGATGGAAAATTTAATATTGCCTATAATGCTCTGGATAGACATATTAAATCAGGTAGAAAAAATAAACTGGCCTACATCTGGGAGAGTGAGAAAGGGGAAGTACGTAAATTTACTTATTTTGAATTGTATCGTGAAGTTAATCGCCTGGCAAACGCTCTTAAAAAAATGGGGATTAAAAAGGGCGATAGGGTTAGTATATACTTACCCATGATTCCAGAACTGCCTATAGCAATGCTGGCATGTGCCCGTATTGGTGCAGTGCATAGTGTGGTTTTTTCTGGCTTTTGGGCTAAAGCATTTCAGGAAAGAGCTAAGGATGCTCAGTCAAAGGTAGCCATAACAGCGGACGGATTTTACAGGAGAGGTAAACTTTTAAAATTAAAGGATACTTTAGATGAAGTAATGGAACATATACCTTCTCTAGAAAAAGTGGTGGTGGTAAAAAACACCCACTGCGATCTGGATATGAAGAAAGGAAGAGATGTATATTGGGAAGAAGTCATCCAAAATGAAAGTATGGAATGCTCCTGTGAAGAAATGGATTCAGAAGACCCCTTATTTATTCTTTATACTTCTGGTACTACTGGAAAACCCAAAGGAGTCCTTCATACTCATGGAGGATATGCGGTGGGAGCCTCTACCACACTTAAATTTGTATTTGACATCAAAGATCAGGATATCTGGTGGTGTGCAGCAGATATAGGATGGATCACTGGTCATAGTTACATTGTATATGCCCCTTTAATACTGGGTGCCACTTCGGTGATGTTTGAGGGAACACCGGATTATCCTGATCCAGGAAGGTTCTGGGAAATTATTGAAAAATATGGGGTAAGTATTTTTTATACAGCTCCCACTACCATTCGCCTGTTCATGAAATATGGGGAAAAATGGCCCCAAAAATATAACATGAACACTTTAAGGATTTTAGGTTCTGTAGGAGAACCCATTAATCCTGAAGCATGGATGTGGTACCACCAGCACATAGGAAATAGAAAATGTCCTATTATGGATACCTGGTGGCAAACTGAAACAGGTATGCATCTAATAACTCCCTTACCTATAACTCCTTTAAAACCAGGGTCAGCAGTTAAACCTTTTCCCACCATTAAAGCAGAAATAAAAGACGATGAAGGAAATACTTTAACTAAAGGGGGCGGACATTTAGTTATTAAAAATCCCTGGCCGGCTATGTTTCGGACACTTTTTGGAGAACCAGAAAGATATGTGGAATCTTACTGGAGTAAATTCCCTGATACTTATTTAAGTGGTGATGTGGCCCGCCTTGATCAGGATGGTTATTACTGGATTCAGGGAAGAGAAGACGATGTTTTAAATGTGGCAGGACATAGAATAAGTACTGCTGAGGTTGAATCTGCTCTGGTTAGTCATCCTTCTGTGGTTGAATCTGCGGTGGTTGGAAAACCAGACCTGCTTAAAGGTGAAGAAATTTCTGCTTTTGTGGTGCTTGGTGAAGAATACCAGGCTGACCCGCAATTAAAAAATGAACTTAGAGACCATGTTAGAAAAGAGATAGGGCCTATAGCAAGTCCATCATATATTGGTTTTGTGGATGACCTTCCTAAAACCCGTTCAGGAAAAATTATGCGCAGGGTTATTAAAGCAAAGGTTAAATCAGAGGATGTGGGTGATACAAGTACCCTGGCCAATCCAGAATCAGTTGATGCACTGGATAGGGCCATTTAA
- a CDS encoding dCTP deaminase, which produces MIGEKELIKLFPNFKEHVQPSGIDLPLDEIYLQKSPGSLIDNEKNLPELKKLEPPIYILKPKTAYLATIDRKIKIPKGFSMLYLPRSTLLRSFISVHTAVGDPGFYGTLQFMLYNYGEFDYQLKQGERIAQGVVFEVRGSGEYNGSYQESEL; this is translated from the coding sequence ATAATTGGCGAAAAAGAACTTATTAAACTATTTCCTAATTTCAAAGAACATGTGCAGCCTTCAGGAATAGATCTTCCCTTGGATGAAATATACCTTCAAAAAAGCCCTGGATCTTTAATAGATAATGAAAAAAATTTACCAGAACTGAAAAAATTAGAACCCCCTATTTATATTCTGAAGCCAAAAACCGCCTATCTGGCCACTATTGATCGGAAAATTAAGATTCCAAAGGGTTTTTCTATGCTTTATCTCCCTCGATCTACCCTTTTAAGGTCCTTCATATCAGTACATACTGCTGTAGGTGACCCTGGATTTTATGGAACCTTGCAATTCATGCTATATAACTATGGTGAATTTGATTATCAGCTAAAGCAGGGGGAGCGTATTGCTCAGGGAGTGGTATTTGAAGTAAGAGGATCTGGAGAATATAATGGCTCTTACCAGGAATCAGAATTATAA
- a CDS encoding type 1 glutamine amidotransferase domain-containing protein: MSVIAVLIDNLFEDVEYIKPASAFKNKGHDLVHIGINKGTMVKGKKDTSVLIDQDIEQTHVEDFDALLIPGGFSPDILRVNENVVKFTREFVESGKPVFAICHAPQLLITAKVLKDRKITGWKSIKQDIINAGAEYLDQEVVEDANIISSRYPGDIPEFIKATLKKLKTP, from the coding sequence ATGAGTGTAATTGCAGTTTTAATTGATAATTTATTTGAAGACGTTGAGTACATCAAGCCTGCATCTGCTTTTAAAAATAAAGGGCATGATCTGGTTCATATTGGTATTAATAAAGGTACTATGGTTAAAGGAAAAAAAGATACATCAGTTCTTATTGACCAGGATATAGAACAAACCCATGTTGAAGATTTTGATGCACTTCTGATACCAGGTGGTTTCTCTCCAGATATTTTGCGAGTAAATGAAAATGTAGTAAAATTTACCCGGGAATTTGTAGAAAGTGGTAAGCCGGTATTTGCTATCTGCCATGCCCCACAGCTTTTGATAACAGCAAAAGTTCTAAAAGACCGTAAGATAACCGGATGGAAATCAATAAAACAGGATATAATAAATGCAGGTGCAGAATATCTTGACCAGGAAGTTGTAGAAGATGCTAACATCATATCCAGTAGATATCCGGGTGATATCCCTGAATTTATAAAAGCCACACTTAAAAAACTTAAAACCCCTTAA
- the dmpI gene encoding 4-oxalocrotonate tautomerase DmpI gives MPVIHIDSNKLSRKQKRELVKVITKVSSEIMKLPENAITIIIREVEAEDVGLGGQLLCDRDL, from the coding sequence ATGCCGGTTATTCATATTGATAGTAATAAATTATCTCGAAAACAAAAAAGAGAACTTGTAAAAGTTATAACTAAGGTTTCAAGTGAAATAATGAAACTTCCTGAGAATGCCATAACCATTATTATCCGGGAAGTAGAAGCAGAAGATGTTGGCTTGGGGGGCCAGCTGCTTTGTGACAGAGATCTTTAA
- a CDS encoding PAS domain S-box protein, translating to MAHHVLIVEDEAITAIDIKKKLEYWGYQITGIAHSGKEALKLTRELHPDIILMDIVLRGDMDGIETSKQIKNQFDIPIIYLTAHSEDKVMEKAKYTEPYGYLIKPLDDQELRFALESAIYKHQLDKKLKKVNRALRMISDCNQAIVRISNQDILLNKLCHLIVDEGGYKLAWVGMANYDEFKSVKPIAQYGFNEGYLDSLKVSWGDNKYGQSPIGKSIRNSKIFLSRNIPEDPDFIPWRERAVKRGYNSSAALPLFVDDAVIGSLNIYSDEVDAFDSEELELLNELAGDISFYLESQKIKKERYDFFNELKNNEKRLKKIIDSAPFGAHSYEIINEDLIFIGYNNAADQILKIDHQPLLHLPIQDAFPGLTGTRLPEIYYNIALEGGEYQEERFEYEERDIIGIFDINVVHTGKNKAAVFFKDITESRKTQMALEESEKKYRNFVETAHEGIWSMDKNFVTTFVNPQMADMLGYKAEEMIGRNVTSFMFKDELEDHDSLMENRLKGFSDRYQRKFRKKDGSTLWSIVSATALLDDENNFNGSFAMVTDISYQKEYEEKMISALEEKELLLSEIHHRVKNNMQIIISLLNLQNPHLKDDKDRELFIESQNRVKSLALIHEKLYRSKDLARIDFAEYIRDLVYYLFYTYISNPESIKLNFILEKLNLNIETGIPCGIIINELVTNSLKHAFPSKRKGLITIELYQEKEDYVLIIRDNGIGFPEDIYFRNTKTLGMRLVINLVNQINGKIYMDQNSGTEFKIIFKELVYQKRV from the coding sequence ATGGCCCACCACGTCCTGATTGTAGAGGATGAAGCTATTACAGCAATTGATATTAAAAAAAAGCTAGAATACTGGGGATACCAGATTACGGGCATAGCCCATAGTGGAAAAGAAGCCCTGAAATTAACCCGAGAATTACATCCAGACATTATTTTAATGGATATTGTTTTAAGAGGAGATATGGATGGTATAGAAACTTCAAAACAGATAAAAAACCAGTTTGATATTCCCATTATTTATTTAACTGCTCATTCTGAAGACAAAGTAATGGAAAAAGCAAAGTACACCGAACCTTATGGTTACCTCATAAAACCACTGGATGATCAGGAATTGCGCTTTGCATTAGAATCTGCAATTTACAAACACCAGCTGGACAAGAAATTGAAGAAGGTTAACCGGGCATTGCGGATGATAAGTGATTGTAATCAGGCCATTGTACGTATCAGTAATCAGGATATTCTTCTAAATAAATTATGCCATTTAATCGTTGATGAAGGAGGCTATAAGCTGGCCTGGGTAGGTATGGCTAATTATGATGAATTTAAATCCGTAAAACCCATAGCCCAGTACGGTTTTAATGAAGGATACCTTGATTCTTTAAAGGTTAGCTGGGGGGACAATAAATATGGACAAAGCCCTATTGGAAAATCTATAAGAAATTCAAAAATATTTTTATCCCGTAACATACCTGAAGACCCTGATTTTATACCCTGGAGAGAAAGAGCAGTTAAAAGAGGATATAACTCCTCAGCAGCCCTGCCTCTTTTTGTTGATGATGCTGTAATAGGATCATTGAATATTTATTCAGATGAAGTTGATGCATTTGATTCCGAAGAATTAGAACTATTAAATGAACTGGCAGGAGACATTTCATTCTATTTAGAGTCTCAGAAGATTAAAAAAGAGAGATATGATTTTTTTAATGAATTAAAAAATAATGAAAAAAGGCTTAAAAAAATAATAGATTCTGCTCCCTTTGGTGCTCATAGTTACGAAATAATAAATGAGGATTTAATATTTATCGGATATAATAATGCTGCAGACCAAATATTAAAAATTGACCACCAACCCCTCCTCCATCTTCCTATACAAGATGCTTTCCCGGGATTAACTGGTACCCGGTTGCCAGAAATATATTATAACATAGCTCTTGAAGGTGGAGAATACCAGGAAGAACGTTTTGAATATGAAGAAAGAGACATTATAGGGATATTTGATATTAATGTGGTTCATACTGGCAAGAATAAAGCCGCGGTTTTTTTCAAAGACATAACTGAATCCAGAAAAACTCAAATGGCCCTGGAAGAAAGTGAAAAAAAGTACCGGAATTTCGTAGAAACCGCCCATGAAGGAATATGGTCCATGGATAAAAATTTCGTGACTACCTTTGTTAATCCACAAATGGCAGATATGTTAGGTTACAAGGCGGAAGAAATGATAGGCAGGAACGTGACCAGTTTTATGTTTAAAGATGAACTGGAAGACCATGATAGTTTAATGGAAAATAGATTAAAGGGTTTCTCTGATAGGTATCAAAGAAAGTTCCGAAAAAAAGATGGTAGTACTTTATGGAGTATTGTTTCAGCTACTGCGTTACTTGATGATGAAAATAATTTTAATGGTTCCTTTGCTATGGTAACTGACATCAGTTATCAGAAAGAATATGAAGAAAAAATGATATCTGCTTTAGAAGAAAAAGAATTGCTGCTTAGTGAGATACATCATCGGGTAAAAAATAATATGCAAATTATAATTAGCTTATTAAATCTTCAAAATCCCCACTTAAAAGATGATAAAGACCGTGAATTATTTATTGAAAGTCAAAATCGGGTTAAGTCACTGGCACTAATCCATGAAAAACTTTATCGTTCCAAAGACCTGGCTAGAATTGATTTTGCAGAATATATAAGAGATCTGGTTTATTATTTATTTTATACTTATATCTCTAATCCAGAAAGTATAAAATTAAATTTTATTCTGGAAAAACTAAATTTAAATATCGAAACCGGTATTCCCTGCGGAATAATAATCAATGAACTGGTGACCAACTCCTTAAAACATGCCTTCCCCTCTAAAAGAAAGGGTTTAATAACAATTGAATTGTACCAAGAAAAAGAAGATTATGTTCTCATAATCCGTGATAATGGAATAGGTTTTCCTGAAGATATATATTTTAGAAATACAAAGACCCTGGGTATGCGTCTGGTTATTAACCTGGTAAATCAGATTAATGGTAAAATTTACATGGATCAAAATAGTGGAACTGAATTTAAAATTATTTTTAAAGAATTGGTTTATCAAAAAAGGGTTTGA
- a CDS encoding class I SAM-dependent methyltransferase, which produces MQSSENSLEKIKKHFDDEAEEYDKLILTLIPHYHEMIDALILSIPFAPEYDIKVLDLGCGTGNISKKVKERFPQAHITCVDMAEKMIHMAKNKLSKYSDISYVLSDFQNLKIEEEYQVIISSLALHHLENNQAKIDFYKVIYQSLVRGGAFYNADVVLGSTDYLQNLYLEKWKEFMAKNYSEEEIENKWLPVYRQEDKPVEMRCHIEWLKECGFKKVDVLWKYYNYGVFGGLK; this is translated from the coding sequence ATGCAATCTTCTGAAAATTCCCTGGAAAAAATTAAAAAACATTTTGATGACGAAGCTGAGGAATATGATAAGCTCATATTAACTCTAATTCCCCATTACCATGAAATGATTGATGCTTTAATATTATCCATTCCCTTTGCCCCTGAATATGATATTAAAGTTCTGGATCTGGGATGCGGTACGGGAAATATTTCTAAAAAGGTGAAAGAAAGATTTCCCCAGGCCCATATAACCTGTGTTGATATGGCAGAAAAAATGATTCACATGGCTAAAAATAAACTTTCAAAATATTCTGATATTTCGTATGTATTATCTGACTTCCAGAACTTAAAAATTGAAGAGGAATACCAAGTTATTATTTCTTCACTGGCCCTGCATCACCTGGAAAATAACCAGGCTAAAATTGATTTTTATAAGGTTATATATCAATCTCTGGTAAGAGGAGGAGCTTTTTATAATGCCGATGTGGTTTTAGGATCTACAGATTATTTGCAGAATCTTTATCTGGAAAAATGGAAAGAATTCATGGCTAAAAATTATTCTGAAGAAGAAATCGAAAATAAATGGTTACCTGTGTATCGTCAGGAAGATAAACCGGTGGAAATGAGGTGCCATATAGAATGGCTTAAAGAATGTGGATTTAAAAAGGTAGATGTGCTATGGAAATATTATAATTATGGGGTCTTCGGTGGATTAAAATAA
- the ftsY gene encoding signal recognition particle-docking protein FtsY: protein MFNALKKKFNSTVGKLTDKVSREAESEGLKNEDKPSEQSATLSRENKIEKISSVEDDLKEVEAEEKSKLPPSEKEKEVKSESKSFFSRFKSKESIQKDEKEVESVKPTTQDKSIEEEELDGDKSSIFSFIREKTLSEKDVEDILWELEMSLLESDVALEVAETIISSVKNDLVGKKIKRSSDVEDYTRQALKNAISTILDVESINIEHLINKKKAQGEPLIIMFVGINGTGKTTTIAKVSTYFIKKGYTPVIAASDTFRAGAIEQITHHAETIGIKIIKHKKGADPAAVAFDAVSHAKAQKKDLVLIDTAGRMQTNINLMDEMAKIKRVSRPDLIIFVGDSLTGNDAVAQAMKFNDTVNLDGIILTKAEADAKGGAALSIGYVIQKPILFLGTGQSYDDLIEFRPDWMVDQLI, encoded by the coding sequence TTGTTCAATGCTCTTAAAAAAAAGTTCAATAGCACGGTAGGTAAGCTTACTGATAAAGTTTCCAGGGAAGCAGAATCAGAAGGCTTAAAAAATGAAGATAAACCTTCAGAACAATCGGCAACTTTAAGTAGGGAAAATAAGATTGAAAAAATTTCTTCTGTAGAAGATGACTTGAAAGAAGTTGAAGCAGAAGAAAAATCTAAACTCCCACCTTCAGAAAAGGAAAAAGAAGTAAAATCCGAATCTAAATCTTTCTTTTCACGTTTTAAATCAAAAGAATCTATTCAGAAAGATGAAAAAGAAGTTGAATCTGTAAAACCCACCACTCAGGATAAATCTATTGAAGAAGAAGAGTTGGATGGCGATAAATCCAGCATTTTTTCCTTTATTCGAGAAAAGACCTTATCTGAAAAAGATGTGGAAGACATTTTGTGGGAACTTGAAATGTCTTTATTAGAGAGTGATGTAGCTTTAGAAGTTGCAGAAACAATAATTAGCTCTGTTAAAAATGATTTAGTGGGTAAAAAAATAAAAAGAAGTAGTGATGTTGAAGATTATACCCGCCAGGCCCTGAAAAATGCTATTTCTACTATTTTAGATGTGGAAAGTATAAACATTGAGCATCTTATTAATAAAAAGAAAGCTCAGGGGGAACCATTAATCATTATGTTTGTGGGAATTAATGGTACCGGCAAAACCACTACCATTGCCAAGGTATCTACTTATTTTATTAAGAAAGGATACACTCCGGTAATTGCTGCTTCGGATACATTCCGTGCAGGGGCCATAGAACAAATTACCCATCACGCTGAAACCATTGGGATTAAAATAATTAAGCACAAGAAAGGTGCTGATCCAGCAGCAGTAGCTTTCGATGCAGTTTCACATGCTAAAGCCCAGAAAAAAGATTTAGTGCTGATTGATACTGCAGGGAGAATGCAAACTAATATTAATCTGATGGATGAAATGGCTAAAATAAAAAGGGTGTCCCGACCAGATTTAATAATATTTGTGGGAGATTCCCTTACCGGTAATGATGCAGTAGCACAGGCCATGAAGTTCAATGATACCGTAAATCTGGATGGTATAATTCTAACCAAAGCCGAAGCCGATGCTAAAGGTGGTGCGGCACTGTCTATTGGTTATGTGATACAAAAGCCAATTTTATTTTTAGGTACCGGTCAATCTTATGATGATTTAATTGAATTCAGACCAGACTGGATGGTTGATCAATTAATTTAG
- the pfdA gene encoding prefoldin subunit alpha, protein MEDQQRLEEIANELNMYQSQAEFLQQQIESVKASLNELEILENTLKSIKDGEELEALVPVGAGSFVSAELKNTDEIVMSVGAGVAIKKKFEDASQTITTQKEDLSKAMNQMVENLQKISEVIATLSPQAEELMQKVRGSEQ, encoded by the coding sequence ATGGAAGACCAGCAGCGTTTAGAGGAAATTGCAAATGAACTAAATATGTACCAGAGTCAGGCTGAATTTTTGCAGCAGCAGATTGAATCAGTTAAAGCATCTCTTAATGAGCTAGAAATTTTAGAGAATACTTTAAAAAGTATTAAAGATGGGGAAGAATTGGAAGCTCTGGTCCCGGTCGGTGCTGGTTCTTTTGTTAGTGCAGAATTAAAAAACACTGATGAGATAGTTATGAGTGTGGGTGCAGGTGTAGCTATAAAAAAGAAATTTGAAGACGCTTCACAAACCATTACCACCCAAAAAGAGGACTTAAGCAAAGCTATGAATCAAATGGTGGAAAACCTGCAAAAGATTTCTGAAGTTATTGCTACATTATCTCCTCAAGCTGAGGAACTTATGCAAAAAGTAAGGGGAAGTGAACAGTAA
- the rpl18a gene encoding 50S ribosomal protein L18Ae, whose protein sequence is MKTKIFKIQGKFLMGEKLKHFTKELKAIKEEDIYEKIYSEFGSKHHISREQIQIEEIEEISLEEAQDPMIKAMSNG, encoded by the coding sequence ATGAAAACAAAGATATTTAAGATTCAAGGCAAGTTTTTGATGGGAGAAAAATTAAAACATTTCACCAAGGAACTTAAAGCCATAAAAGAAGAAGACATTTACGAAAAGATTTATTCTGAATTTGGAAGTAAGCACCATATTAGCAGAGAACAAATCCAAATCGAAGAAATAGAAGAAATTTCTCTAGAAGAAGCGCAGGATCCTATGATTAAAGCTATGTCCAACGGGTGA
- a CDS encoding translation initiation factor IF-6, giving the protein MIKRINLNGNPNLGVYLSVTDEVALVPLHISDVVLNTIKEALEIEVLQTSIGGSSLAGALTAGNSQGFLVSPYTMDREIMALRNAGIEVEKIPDKYTALGNIMIVNDNGALVSPLLSDKSLELINTFLEVDAQRATIAGFDIVGSVATATNKGALLHPHTSPEDLKLVEEVLKVPADVGTVNKGVSLVGACSIANSNGVIVSENTTGPEMARIEEAFGFLEGYL; this is encoded by the coding sequence ATGATTAAGAGAATCAATCTCAATGGAAACCCCAATCTAGGAGTTTATTTATCAGTGACTGATGAAGTTGCTCTGGTACCCCTGCATATTTCCGATGTAGTGCTCAATACCATAAAAGAAGCATTGGAAATAGAAGTTCTTCAAACTTCCATTGGTGGAAGCAGCCTTGCAGGCGCACTCACTGCAGGCAATTCTCAGGGTTTCCTGGTTTCTCCATATACCATGGATAGAGAAATAATGGCACTGAGAAATGCAGGGATTGAAGTGGAAAAAATTCCAGATAAGTACACCGCCTTAGGAAATATTATGATAGTAAATGATAACGGTGCCCTGGTTAGTCCTCTTCTATCTGATAAATCATTAGAATTGATTAATACGTTTCTAGAGGTTGATGCTCAAAGAGCCACAATAGCAGGATTCGACATTGTAGGATCTGTGGCTACAGCAACTAATAAAGGCGCATTATTACATCCCCATACATCTCCTGAAGATTTAAAATTAGTAGAAGAAGTTCTAAAAGTTCCTGCTGATGTGGGAACCGTTAATAAGGGAGTGAGTTTGGTAGGGGCGTGTTCTATTGCCAACTCAAATGGAGTAATAGTAAGTGAAAATACTACTGGTCCTGAAATGGCAAGAATTGAAGAAGCATTTGGCTTTCTTGAGGGATATTTATGA
- a CDS encoding 50S ribosomal protein L31e, producing the protein MERVYIIPLRKVKNVPRTIRSPKAVRLVKEFIQKHMKAEEVKIDASVNEKIWERGIQKVPPKIKVKATKEEDGIVEVTLVE; encoded by the coding sequence ATGGAAAGAGTTTACATTATACCGCTTAGAAAAGTTAAAAACGTTCCCCGGACCATTAGAAGTCCTAAAGCAGTACGTTTAGTTAAAGAATTCATACAGAAGCATATGAAAGCTGAAGAAGTAAAAATAGATGCTTCTGTAAATGAAAAAATATGGGAAAGAGGAATTCAAAAAGTTCCCCCAAAAATTAAAGTTAAAGCAACTAAAGAAGAAGACGGCATTGTTGAAGTGACCCTGGTTGAATAA
- a CDS encoding 50S ribosomal protein L39e, whose product MSRNKPLAKKLRLAKANKQNRKVPMWTMLKTNRKVRTHPKMRHWRRNSLKV is encoded by the coding sequence ATGAGTAGAAATAAACCATTAGCTAAAAAATTAAGACTTGCTAAAGCAAATAAACAAAATAGAAAGGTTCCTATGTGGACCATGCTTAAGACTAACCGTAAAGTGCGAACTCATCCTAAAATGAGGCACTGGAGAAGGAATAGTTTAAAGGTATAG
- a CDS encoding DUF7411 family protein, translating to MKAGILYSGGKDSSLMAVILNRMGLKVELVTLNFGIYPSWKPAFESASLLGFKHRVMDAEYKTLEKAVKIIKEDGFPNNGINLIHKAALELLAEEYVIIGDGTRRDDKIPKIQSSEIRSFEDRKQVEYINLKGFGYRTIDRLSSNLFEFKKEKSSLENNSDYEIEVRCLLDQIHGKGTSHSIFPLHYQTRVMGWKK from the coding sequence ATGAAAGCAGGTATATTATACAGTGGAGGTAAGGACAGTTCCTTAATGGCCGTAATTCTTAATCGAATGGGTTTAAAAGTGGAACTGGTGACTTTAAACTTTGGAATCTATCCCTCCTGGAAACCAGCATTTGAATCGGCTTCTCTTTTGGGTTTTAAACATAGAGTTATGGACGCAGAATATAAAACACTTGAAAAAGCAGTTAAAATTATAAAAGAAGATGGGTTTCCTAATAATGGCATAAATCTGATACATAAAGCTGCTTTAGAGTTGCTAGCTGAAGAGTATGTTATCATTGGAGATGGTACCCGTCGAGACGATAAAATCCCTAAAATTCAATCAAGTGAAATAAGAAGCTTCGAAGATAGGAAACAGGTGGAGTATATCAATTTGAAGGGTTTTGGATATCGAACCATTGATAGACTTTCATCTAATCTTTTTGAATTTAAAAAAGAAAAAAGCAGCCTGGAAAATAATTCAGACTATGAAATAGAAGTACGGTGTCTACTGGATCAGATCCATGGTAAAGGAACTTCCCATAGTATATTTCCCCTCCACTATCAAACCAGAGTTATGGGATGGAAAAAGTAA
- a CDS encoding DNA-binding protein, whose product MSDLEEIRRKRMQELQQQSANAESQEQARQEMEMQKKQVLMQILTPEARSRLANLRLTKPEFVDQIEVQLIQLAQMGRVQSKIDDNQLKELLKKVSGPKREINITRR is encoded by the coding sequence TTGAGCGACTTAGAAGAAATACGTCGTAAAAGAATGCAGGAATTGCAGCAGCAATCTGCGAATGCTGAAAGCCAGGAACAAGCACGTCAAGAAATGGAAATGCAGAAAAAGCAGGTTTTGATGCAGATACTTACTCCTGAAGCTCGCAGCAGGTTAGCCAATCTTAGATTAACCAAACCTGAATTTGTAGATCAAATAGAAGTTCAATTAATTCAGCTAGCCCAGATGGGTAGGGTTCAATCTAAAATCGATGACAATCAATTGAAAGAGTTATTAAAAAAGGTTTCAGGACCTAAAAGAGAGATCAATATAACTCGAAGATAA